In Chitinophagaceae bacterium C216, the genomic stretch GCCATCGTTTACCAGTATTAGTTCGATAGAAGGAAAATCTTGTTGTAATACACTTTCGATTGCTGCCGCCAAATAGTCTTCAACATTATATACCGGCATTATAACCGATACCAAAGGTGTTTGTAATGAGGCGGTCATCAAGAGTTTAAATTGTATATGGGATGTAAAGCTGTTAGGTAAAGATAAACTACACTATGCTTATTCAAAAAGTATTCCTATTTCCGGTCGAATTAGTATACACTCTTGTATTACGCGTCAACACACGAAAACAGTAGCCGGCAAAGGAATTCCGATACTTCTATAAAGTCGAGGATCAGCAGTGTAACTGCATTATGCAGTTACTTTCTTCTCAATCTGTGCCTGAATGTAATTGTAAAAATCTTGGAAAGTAACCAAAGGAGCAAAATCGCCCGGTTGCACTTTAAAGTGGAAATGATTTTCCAATGCAACTACCAAATCAATATAATCCAGACTATCTAAGTCTAAAACCTCTTTCAGGTTGGCGTCTGGTTTGATGAGTGATGCGTCAGCCTCAAACTCCTCTACTAAAAATGAGTTGGATATATCTATAATTTCCTGCATGTTCATATTTACCACATTTTCGCCTTTAGTTATTGTGCTTATTTGTAACGAGTAATGGGCGTCCTTTTTTCATTATCTCAGTTGGGATATAGATAAAGAATAAAGGGTTAACTCCATTTCCTGACAATCAGGGTAGAATTGGTTCCTCCAAACCCGAAAGAATTGGACAAAAATACATTTATATTTTTTTCTGTAGTATTTTTTATGATATTGATATGTCGGGTTTGCTCGTCGGGTTTTGTAAAGTTGATGTTAGGTGCAATAAAATTATGTTGCATCATGAGAGATGAATACACTATTTCGCTGGCTCCGGCCATCCAGCATTCGTGTCCCGTCATTGATTTGGTGGAACTTATGGGAGTATTACAATCTCCAAAAACTTTATGAATGGCCAGTGCTTCGCTAGCATCTCCCGCTGGAGTACTGGTGGCATGGGCATTGATATAATCGATATCGTGGGGTTGCAAACCCGCCTCTTTCAAAGCCATTGTAAGTGATTTTACGGGTCCCTCTACTGTGGGATTGCTGATATGTTCTCCATTGGAAGAAAAACCATAACCCAAAACTTCCCCAATAATGTTGGCGCCCCGTCTTTGAGCGCTTTCAAGACTTTCGAGAATCACTGTGGCAGCTCCGCCACTGGGAATGAGTCCGTCACGATCTTTATCAAAAGGCCTACTAGCTTGTTCCGGAATATCTTCGCGCACCGAAAAAGCTCCCAGTGCATCAAAAGTACCCATAGAAAGGTGGTTGATTTCCTGGGCTCCACCGGTAATTATACAATCCTGCAAACCCATCTTGATGAGTATATATGCCAGGCCTATGGCATGTGAACCACTGGCGCAGGCGGCACTTACCGTAAGATTAATGCCTTTGAGCTTGAAGAT encodes the following:
- the fabB gene encoding 3-oxoacyl-[acyl-carrier-protein] synthase 1, which codes for MNRVVITGMGIYSCIGKNLEEVTASLKAGKSGIIFDPVRKEFGYRSALTGWVERPSLKGLLDRRSRIMLPEEGEYAYMATVEALRNAGIDENYIAAAQPGILYGNDSSAKAVIESTDLIREKKDTMLVGSAAVFQTLNSTVTMNLATIFKLKGINLTVSAACASGSHAIGLAYILIKMGLQDCIITGGAQEINHLSMGTFDALGAFSVREDIPEQASRPFDKDRDGLIPSGGAATVILESLESAQRRGANIIGEVLGYGFSSNGEHISNPTVEGPVKSLTMALKEAGLQPHDIDYINAHATSTPAGDASEALAIHKVFGDCNTPISSTKSMTGHECWMAGASEIVYSSLMMQHNFIAPNINFTKPDEQTRHINIIKNTTEKNINVFLSNSFGFGGTNSTLIVRKWS
- the acpA gene encoding Acyl carrier protein, producing the protein MQEIIDISNSFLVEEFEADASLIKPDANLKEVLDLDSLDYIDLVVALENHFHFKVQPGDFAPLVTFQDFYNYIQAQIEKKVTA